In the genome of Arvicola amphibius chromosome 2, mArvAmp1.2, whole genome shotgun sequence, the window aggccaaggcagcttctttattcattaaccaataaaagcaacacatagacagaaggtctTCTcatacatttccccttttctgtttaaataaaaaggaaggtcttaactttaacttagtaaaattacatgtaacaaaacaggtattaagcaagaatttagttacaatatttatatctactttatcttttatcataactaaggaaaactataactacatatTTTACCCCACGAGGATATAATTTTACCTACGttacaggaagtacattgtaagcaactttcaaaactgtataattgacagagacatccttctgcctggacagtcacccaaagttcttctctaccattggggcacccatcttcagtctacaggtccatagtgtctgacagacttttccatgaagcaggaaatttgaatgaCAGTTTTGCCTATGTTgacaatttgtcagtcactttttttatgtcctgcataatgtctggcagactcttttatgaagcagaaaccctgaaggactgacTTAACTTCTTTAGACAGCTTTAGCATTCATTTTTCTcagttctgcatgtccagtttataatGCATAACATTAAGCAGTCTATGCAAAGCAGTTTCTTCTCTAAATAGCTAACAAAGTCTATAAagagtctctttgatgcccattctCTTCTTGAAGACACAGAAGCAGATGTgtgtcattgtcatgaaaagtctaagttcttaaaacatttttgaaggtctctgaaagatttgtagaatacctatctaaatgaaatatacctttatatatttagaaaacctgactaacatgactataagcttgactattataaatgattatctattaacctgcaattctaaattatacattacatttctaaatgagatgcacaaacacaataccttaatcaagagcagaaatatacatataacaaaactgaccttaaatttgtatcaatagccgagcagtggtggtgcacgcctttaatcccagcactcgggaggcagaggcaggcggatctctgtgagttcgaggccagcctggtctacaagagctagttccaggacaggctctaaaaaagctgcagagaaaccctgtcttgaaaaaccaaaaaaagaaaaaagaaaaaaaatttgtatcaataaatcaagatccttACCAAttcaaatctctatagcatatccctctttaaatgtaaacaaacatttataaacaatcatttaaagaatttgggcatagttctctagaccTTATACCTAAGGACACAAGTAAGGGGAGTTGAGAATAATAAAGTTCTGAGTCATAGCTCAACTATGGAAAACTTTTTAGTTGGGGTTCTCGGAGTTACCAGGAATATGAAATTTTATGGTATTccgaagagaaaaagaaatgatttaaatttCCATATTATCATAGTAAGAGCAGGTTAGAAagcaaaggataaaaaaaaaaatcttatttagaGAAACTGGAACTGGATCCATCATCTTAATCTAAGAACATTCTATTCACATACAGGCAGGAAAAGACTCATATCTTATTCACTACAATCTAATTTGAAGTTCCAACTGAATACTGACCTTTATTTCTGAAGAATAAACAAGGTCACAAGGGAAGGGATCCCGCCGTACTACAAATTTAGCTGGGTGGAGCTGCCCATCTACTTCATTGTGTTCCTGCTGTAAATAAAAGGAGAGATCTAGGTTCCAGATAGTCAGAACTCAGGAGTGTAAACTCTTGCAGCATGCCTTCTCTTCAGGTTCTCTACCAGCCCAGAGCTATTATGCATCTCCTGATTGTGTGCTTAATTCTGGAGACTGCCCGTGGCCATATCATTTGGTAAGGCACCCCTTTTTCCATACCACCTTCCTAGAGATATGTTCCTACTTGGTGGGGACACAGATCAGATTCTCACTCACTATTTGTGGCTGAGTTTCACTTTTCTAAACTCTGAGTCATTATGTACCCTCTCACGCCTATTCCTGATACCAAATGACTAGGTaacaaaagtttcttttaaaatgacttcTCTGCCTAGGTTTACAGTCTCCTCAATTTAATCACCACGAGAAGTATGAGCAGAAAGGTGAGCCTTGGCTGTATTTTGGGGATATGCTATGGATAGGGTAtatttcatctctaattttaaacCTGGTATATGGATACAAAGGAATGCACTTTCAAGACTCCCTGGTGACAGAGCAGATCTCTTGACTCAAATAACGACAAAGACAAAACTAATCAATTACTCACAGGAAAATTATCTAGATTGTACAGTAAAAGTCAACATCTTCATCAACTCCAATAGGCAGGGCGCTTTTGACCCTGACAACTAAATCAGGTTtgcttaaacaaaagaaaaaactgcaGAAACTTGATTGTATACCCCTCTTATATACCGGTTATATACCTTCTATACTTACACAAGgtttctatattttctaaatcTGTGACTGAAGGGGAAAGAATTCTAATTCCTATAAGGAGAAAATGTATAAAAAGGCTCCTAACCCTTTGACAAGAGGAAGCCTTTAGTTACAGGAAGGAATCAAAATTCACTAACAGTACACAGAATCATATGTGAAAGGAGACTCTACCAGATGGTAATGAATCCGTGGAGGTTTAGATGGGGATATTTACCTGCTAAGGAATGCAGAGGACTGGGCAACATAGGAAATGAGGCCAAGAGCATTTGAGTTGCAAATTGAACTTTCCTCAATTATAACTGTGCGTGTTCCCTCCTTCAGGCCTAAGCAGCAGCAAGTCGAAGGAAAATAGTGAGGTACATCATCATTTGTTACTATGAAGCTGGGTTGATCTACATGATTGAATAAGGAGAACCTGAAAGTTTCAAATCCTTCTGCTACTTCAGCTTTGGGAAGGGGGAGAGATTTGGGGAGTTTTAGACAActgtataaagaaaaaagaaagatgagtgCACCGAGGTAGACTGTGAAATTGTAAATTTCCACCGTGGAATGATGATTAGgaacagacaaagagaaagaagctttGCCAGCCCCAGACTCCAATTCAAGAGGGTGTAGAGGACTGTgcctttgtattattattattatggccTCCATTCACCTCATCCTGTTAGATACGTGTATTGGCTAGAAACATGGAATACTCTGAGAAAAGTCAGATGCTGAAGGTCCTTCCAGAGTAAAGTATTAAACTTTACAGGTGTCTCCCAAACAGTTGGCTTcgtgtgctctctctgcctgtcccGAAAAGAACATCTGAGCATTGGACTTTAATGTGATTTTTTGTTTCTACATTTTCTACTCTTACAGGCGCAATCTACTTTCACTAAAGATGAAAATTTCTCCAATGAACAATGCAAATCAATTTGAAGTGAAAATCACAAttacaaacaatgaaaataaatgtatggcGGTAAGTGAATAATTGAGAGTTAGCACAAAAAATGTATTATAGTAAAGAAGTTTAAGTGAGTTAATATTGTGctaaatgctgtcctttgaggcATTTCTGTATGTATAGCTTTGGTGAAGGAGATTGCTGAGTGGGGAATTCTAACTGTGGGATAAAGGTCTTCACAAGGAAACAAGAAGAATgtttaagaggaaagaaaaacatttggaaaCCTAAAAATTAAGGAAAGTCACAATGAGACAATGATAAATTTGAGTGACAGTGAACAGGAAACATTATTGCTCTTATGTCcctacctcctctctcccctgactccacatcaTGCAGCAATGGTGGAGAGTCAAGAGGATGCAGGAAATATATTCTGGAAGGAAGGGGAACTACAGGAGAAAGGTGGCTGTGCTGTCCCTCAGGGTGAGGGCCTATTTACCCCCaataagcacagacacacattgtCTCTCTCTACCTTCATTCTTGGGTCTACTTCTTCCTTCAATTGTTCCAAACTGTTCACCTTCTTCTCACTATCCTAAACAATTCCTTAACATTCTCCTTGGTCTTTTATAACATgttcaaacaaaatgaaagttcCAGGGCTAAGGatatgattcagtggttaagcgcACTTGCTGCTTTTTTGGGGAACCCAAAATGGGTCTTGTTCTAGAACATCTAACACCATCTTCTGGTGTTTgtggacaccagacacacacacacatacacacatacacaacatatgCACATAcgctcacacaacacacacatatacacacaatatatataagtattttttaaaaaaaaaacgaactAAAAATTATTCCAAAAAGAGAAACGAAACTTTTAGTTATGCCAAAACCCATAATAGAAATACAGGGTAAAAGTCCCTGGTAGTTACCCGGATTAAAAAATAAGTGCTAGAAATGCTATTTGATCTGGAATTGGGCAAATATGCTGATTATCTCTACTTAGTTTTGAGCACAGAAGATGGCTTAAGTCAAGTACAAGAAGTCATTCATTTTATATGACCATTGattaaaagttttatatcttttggatgaaagaaaaaagaaatctaacaTAGTCAGACAAGAATTTTCAACCTGGGACAGTTTCCCTTTGTGCAATGAACATGTTATTTTAAGTCAAAAACGGTATCCTTCATTAAGATAGTACAAAGATTCATGACCTCATGCAAGGGATCCAGGTATCGGTACTTTCATTTCccagtgacagaaagaaaaatcagtgtgACAGGAACTCTGTCACAAAACCGGAACACGAAagtcagagagctgggattataaactCCATTTGTTTGCCAGTCTTTGTCATACACCAGAGTAGACAACCTGTGCCTCCTGCTTTAACCCCTCTAGTTTCTGTAAAGGTTTGCACCATTCTCTTTGACTTGGGTTTAGAGATCTTCAACCTCAGGGCAGGTGAAAATAAACTAATGCCCTCAACACAATGCAACAATATTCTTTGGCCctcatatttctaaaataaagagcTTAATAAACCTACCCTAAACCAGCTGTTGAGCTAAACAAACCCAGAAACatgcactcaaacacacacacacacacacacacacacacacacacagttccacTCCATTAGATGGAAAATGCAATAGACAACTTGTAAAAACACTTTTATACTTCTGTCATTCACTATGCCAGAGAAAACATCAGTAGTTTTCCTTCTTACACTCAATAGAGGCTAAAGTTGACCTTGACACATAAACAACGGAGAACTTGCTAAATCTTAAGCACATCCTGATAGTTAACAAGAAATACTTGGTAGTTTATGCATATACTGCCCTGGTAATGCTTATTTTGCTTCATGGTCAACCTCAGGCTGCCGTCTCTGTATTGACACTCTTTAACCCTTCCCCCACTCACTTTGCTTCAGGTAAGAGTCAGTACTAAGGACAATTCACACATCACGTACATTAGTACTCATGCAACATACACGGCTTGCATATGTGCCACAAACGACTTCTTCTGGAAAATCCAAGTCTCTGGTAAGTGGGAACATTGCCTCCTTGCTCATGAAGGTCAGAAAGTAGTGAAGGTCAGGAT includes:
- the LOC119807371 gene encoding prolactin-inducible protein homolog — encoded protein: MPSLQVLYQPRAIMHLLIVCLILETARGHIIWRNLLSLKMKISPMNNANQFEVKITITNNENKCMAVRVSTKDNSHITYISTHATYTACICATNDFFWKIQVSGNTFLQGRAEVVPAKGICPEGEETHRVTTYMGSVTQEILVRP